Part of the Salminus brasiliensis chromosome 2, fSalBra1.hap2, whole genome shotgun sequence genome, GTGGAAATGGCCAAGACCAGTTTGCACTGGATTGGAGGTTCGAGTCTCAGCCCCCTTCTCTTCAGTGCCACCTCAACATTATGTAATAATCTACCGACCATCTAAACTTCTACAAATGGTGGTGTTTCAAAAACGTTTGCTTTTTAGATATGTTTGTCCAAGGGATATCATTGATCACACTGGTGTATGTGGACATACCACCCCCCTAAAGGCTTGGGTTGAGTCTGCATATTCTGTAGAACCATAATAACTCTAATAAAGATCCATTTAACGCTTAACTggttctgcacctggttaaatgGATCTTCTCTATGATGGAGAACGTATTTTATGACCTTTATAAATGTCTCAGAGAATGTCTTCGCTGAAAGTGTATGTAACCCCTCACCCCCGATATCTGGATGAACTCTAAGACCTGATGTAGCTGGGTCTTGAAGATGCTAAAATGTGGATTTATCAGTGATTAGGATCTACTTCTGCTTTTTTTCCTAGGTGAACTCCATGAAGTCTTCACTGGATAGCCTGGAGGCCTCAGTGGGACGTGCTCAGGTTGAGCTGGAAGCCACAAACCGGGCCGTACGCAAGGGAGAGACTGAGACCCGAAGGGTTGAGGAAGTTCTCCAGAAGCTTCAAAACGAAATCCTCCGCGACCTCTCCAACGGTATCCGGGAGGTGAAGGAGGCACGTGAGAACGACTTCTCCTCCCTGGAGCGTACCCTGGAGGACCGCTTGGCTGAGCTGAGCCGCTCCATCGCCGACAGCGTGGCGGAGTTCACTAGCGCTCAGGGCGAAGCCCAAGCCCAGCTCAGTGAACTCAAGGGCAGGCTGGAAGACCACAGTGACCCCAGTCTCCTCAAACATGAGCTCACATCCATTACCACCACTGTGGCAGACCTTCACACCGCCAATGAGGTCGCAGAGGGCAACATGGGTGTTCTCCGGGAGCAGATTGCATCAGTGAGGGCAGAGCTACAGACTAGGAACAAGGAAGTAGCATCCTTGTCGGAGGAGATCGAGTCAGTGAGGTCTCTGGTACAAAGCACAGCTGGATCGCTGAGGCAGGAAGTGTCCACAGCGCAGGCGAGCGTGCAGGGCATGGCTGACCGGATTCAGAGCCTGCAGGACGGGCAGGACCGGTCCAGCGAGAGCCTCCAGAGCCTGGAGACGGAGCTGAGAAGAGACCTAGCAAAGGCTGAGAAGACGAGCGACGATCTAGAGATCAGAATGAAGGCGGCGGAAGATAGCGCAGAAGCACTGGCGTCATCTACCACGGAGCAGGCAAGCAGACTCGAGGCCCTTCTTGCCAAATATGACTCATACGAGAGCTCATTGGCTGCTCAGGGCAGTGCGACCGAAAAGGCCGGTCGGGCCCAGAAGGAAGAGCTGGAGGTGTTGAAGAGTAGCGTGGTGGAGCTCCAGAACAGCATAGGCAGTTTGGATAACGCCTATGCCAGGATAGAGACAGTTGAGCAGAGGCTTGATGCTCTTGGAGATGAAGTGGCAGTGGAAGAACCAGTGTCACAAACTGAGGAATTGGAAAGCcatcaggaggaggaggtgggagAGGAGGCCACAGAGAACCAGGAATCAGTAAATGAGGAGGTAGTTGAGGAAgaggcagcagcagaagaagaagaagctgaagaGGAACCAGCTACTGAGAAAGAGGAGGTAGAAGAGGAGGCAGTTGAGGAGGAGAGGCAGTGAGTCAATGATCTTTAGTGTCATTCAGTAGAAAGAACAGGGATAAGATAAGCTGTAGGGAATAAAGTTGCTGGACTGTGAATCTGAAAAATACACTTTCTGCACTGTAGTTTCTTCCCcttgaacttttttttaatgttatacaGGACGTCTTCCAAACCCAACTGCAACATTTTGAATGTGTCATCATttctgtttccaataaaatatttaaaatattaatcacTTGTTGAAACAGTTTCTAATGCTTCTTAAacttaaacactgatcagccataatattaacgCCACCTGACGAATATTGAGTAGGTCAAACATtgatgatcttcatctacagcgaacagtcagttcttgaagttggaGAAAAATGGGctagcataagaatctgagagtcttggactgtgatgttctagacgactgggtcagaacatctccagaagatctccaaaacatcaggcaggtctggggGAGGTTTTCTGGTATGGGCTGGGTTGAAAAACATGTATACACCATGTTAACAGCCATAACGTTAACACCACTAACAATCAAGTAAAGGTAAAATATTGATGGTGGGATcttcatctgtcaagggatggatctacatattaggcagcaactAAACAATCCGTCCTTAAAGTTGGTAAAAATGGGTGAGCATACGAATTTGAACCACTTTggcaagaaccagactgtgatgttct contains:
- the ckap4 gene encoding cytoskeleton-associated protein 4, with translation MAAKNRNKNATASEKSPTNPQDDVAKKSPKVSKADSTPVPSCGSGSGKLLKFVSGLCYLVLVAGAGFASFYLQQVLTEVNRISARNEESMQKSAAVVQKVEQALLQVNSMKSSLDSLEASVGRAQVELEATNRAVRKGETETRRVEEVLQKLQNEILRDLSNGIREVKEARENDFSSLERTLEDRLAELSRSIADSVAEFTSAQGEAQAQLSELKGRLEDHSDPSLLKHELTSITTTVADLHTANEVAEGNMGVLREQIASVRAELQTRNKEVASLSEEIESVRSLVQSTAGSLRQEVSTAQASVQGMADRIQSLQDGQDRSSESLQSLETELRRDLAKAEKTSDDLEIRMKAAEDSAEALASSTTEQASRLEALLAKYDSYESSLAAQGSATEKAGRAQKEELEVLKSSVVELQNSIGSLDNAYARIETVEQRLDALGDEVAVEEPVSQTEELESHQEEEVGEEATENQESVNEEVVEEEAAAEEEEAEEEPATEKEEVEEEAVEEERQ